Proteins from a single region of Hydra vulgaris chromosome 12, alternate assembly HydraT2T_AEP:
- the LOC136088840 gene encoding uncharacterized protein LOC136088840, whose protein sequence is MASDSVLKKNKFPIKLCTFNCHGLKSNIEYTESLITSHDITFICEHWISKLEHSIIKNICKNTHSSYFHQANKREQGRPFGGNAFLVRKHMFQNVIILYEDDHILAINLVKNNTSIVIIGIYLTSSRNNRTSLDEYTNQLDIIKGLVNNYEGVGEVIVFGDFQSFFLEIYDLLERSSPTKNNYSAALSEFLKSSEFELVGVIKGSGPKITYQHNTLPNASYIDHIAISKNTSLRYYNCFVAPFSPQNMSDHLPVSIVIELIGRSLKENIHKMTDKISIPNYAWNNQRFIQLYNDFLNNNIKSLSLTNNNYDKELIKIYNLITKSASEALRQHLSEKKQSLYSKFWWTPELNRSKKVLTFHFKKWRDTGFVKDLSSHIFNQYLFARKNFRNAVKKAQNYNLYKKYIKIEMLKNTNPKNFWNTFRNIQTDANSKLFTINNKKDKESITREFADSFEKRLNTKSITHTAKSFQVPPCTKFDFVIISDEIIRTAISCLKLNKTKDAFGISAEHLKYLRCEALIEWLKKFFTFSLNHGQTPKSMSTSLIIPLAKSYKKSLTDPNNYRGISIIPIFTKLIEYIILIICSDLKEAHPLQFGFTKNSSTLHAEFVISETIKHYNNNNSPVYLCSLDAEKAFDSCNWDILFEKLYNNKKLPLYIVNTISSLYRESSASVSYLGCKSTPFYLTQGVRQGSILSPHLYNLYTQNLLETLQNESVVGTSINGNYTGVVAYADDIILLSSTLSGLQKLINICNIYTKENCIKLNADKTEFLVTGTHQIKKCTITLNHQKIKLDNKLTHLLYGTQNIHQLPHLIV, encoded by the coding sequence ATGGCTTCCGACAgcgtattaaagaaaaataaatttcccATAAAATTATGCACTTTTAATTGTCATGGGCTTAAATCAAACATTGAATACACTGAATCCTTGATAACTTCCCATGATATTACTTTTATATGCGAACATTGGATATCAAAACTTGAACAttcaataatcaaaaatatttgcaaaaacacCCACTCTTCGTACTTCCACCAGGCAAATAAACGCGAACAAGGTCGGCCGTTTGGCGGAAATGCGTTTCTGGTTCGGAAACATATGtttcaaaatgtcattattttatatgaaGATGATCATATTCTTGCtataaatcttgttaaaaataatactagCATTGTTATAATTGGTATTTATCTAACTTCATCGCGGAATAATCGAACATCATTAGATGAATACACAAATCAATTAGATATAATTAAAGGCCTTGTTAATAATTATGAGGGTGTCGGCGAAGTTATTGTATTTGGtgattttcaatctttttttctcGAAATCTACGATTTACTAGAAAGATCAAGTcccacaaaaaataattactccGCGGCTCtatcagaatttttaaaatcgaGTGAATTTGAACTAGTGGGCGTAATTAAAGGTTCAGGCCCTAAGATAACATATCAACATAATACACTACCAAATGCATCATACATTGATCACATAGCTATCTCAAAAAACACTTCTCTTAGGTATTACAACTGTTTTGTTGCCCCCTTTTCACCTCAAAATATGAGTGATCATTTGCCAGTATCAATTGTAATTGAACTCATCGGAAGATCTCTCAAAGAGAATATTCACAAAATGACAGACAAAATTAGCATTCCAAATTATGCTTGGAATAATCAAcgttttatacaattatataatgatttcttaaataataatattaaaagtctTAGCCTTACAAATAACAATTACGATAAAGAACTTATCAAAATCTATAATTTGATTACAAAAAGTGCATCTGAAGCTCTTCGCCAACACTTATCTGAgaaaaaacaatcattatatTCGAAATTTTGGTGGACTCCCGAGTTAAATAGGAGTAAAAAAGTTCTTACATTTCATTTTAAGAAATGGCGCGACACGGGTTTTGTAAAAGATTTAAGTTCGCACATTTTTAACCAATACCTATTTGCACGAAAAAATTTCCGAAACGCTGTTAAGAAAGCACAAAACTATaacctttacaaaaaatacataaaaatcgagatgttaaaaaatacCAATCCAAAAAACTTCTGGAATACTTTTAGAAATATACAGACTGATGCAAactcaaaattatttacaataaataataaaaaggacaagGAGTCAATCACAAGAGAATTCGCCgatagttttgaaaaacggtTAAACACTAAATCTATAACGCATACCGCGAAGAGTTTTCAAGTTCCACCTTGTACAAAATTTGACTTTGTAATAATATCAGATGAAATTATAAGAACGGCTATCTCTtgcctaaaattaaacaaaaccaaAGATGCTTTTGGAATCTCTgcagaacatttaaaatatttgcgtTGTGAAGCCCTAATAGAATGgctaaaaaaattcttcacaTTTTCTCTTAATCATGGTCAAACGCCAAAGTCGATGTCTACATCACTTATAATACCActtgctaaatcttataaaaaatcattaactgATCCAAATAACTACCGTGGTATCAGCATCATTCCAATCTTCACAAAACTAATCGAATATATAATCCTAATAATCTGTTCAGATCTAAAAGAAGCTCATCCTCTTCAATTCGGTTTCACCAAAAATAGCTCAACCCTACACGCCGAATTTGTTATTAGTGAAACAATTAAacactacaacaacaacaactcacCTGTTTATCTCTGTTCCCTTGATGctgaaaaagcttttgacagcTGCAACTGGGACATTCTTTTTGAGAAACtgtacaataataaaaaattaccactgTATATTGTTAATACAATATCGTCATTATACAGGGAGAGTAGTGCTTCTGTGTCTTATCTAGGTTGCAAATCAACTCCATTCTATCTAACGCAAGGAGTGAGACAGGGATCGATTCTCTCGCCTCATTTGTACAATCTTTACACTCAAAACCTACTAGAAACCTTACAAAATGAAAGTGTCGTAGGAACATCAATAAATGGAAACTACACGGGTGTTGTAGCATATGCTGATGACATTATACTTCTTAGTTCCACCCTCTCTGGCCTACAAAAGCTAATTAATATCTGTAACATTTACACAAAAGAAAATTGCATAAAATTGAATGCTGACAAAACCGAGTTTTTGGTCACCGGAAcacatcaaattaaaaaatgcacgATAACACTCAAccaccaaaaaataaaactagacAATAAACTTACTCATCTTTTATATGGGACACAAAATATTCACCAATTGCCTCACTTAATCGTTTAA